The genomic stretch GCGCAAAGCCGGGTTGGTGCGGTCGACTGTCACGGCTCACGAGGAGCGGTGATCTTCACGGAGTAGGGACTTTGAACCAATCACCGGTGGGGAGAATCGGACGATCATTAACAAAGTCACTCGCGTGGTCGACGTTCTCAACGATCTCGTCGCACAGCATGGCGCGCCGCGGCAGTTGCGCGGCGACAACGGCCCGGGGTGTATCGGCGAAGCCGTGCGAGCATGGTGTACTGTGCACGGCCTCACGCTCGCCTACATCGGCCCCTGGAAACCAAATCAGCACGCCCACATCGAGCGGTTCAACCGCAGCTTTCGGGAGGAGGTGCTCGATATGTGGTTGTTAATTTCACTCGCAGGGGTACGTGTCGTCAGCGAAAAGTTGCGGTACGGATACAACACCGCTCGGTCGCACGAAAGCCTCGGGAACCTGCCGCAACGGATCTTCCTCCCGAGACCCACCAACGCTGCCATCTAGTTTCCGACGGTGTGCCCGACGGGGGCGTCTACGCTCGTTCCAGCGCCTGATCGTAGGTCGTTAATCCCGGCTGGGTACCGAGATCCCGATCGCGCCGGTGGACCGACTTTCGCGGCGCGTCCCTGAGAAGCCGATCTTGCCCGCTACCGACCGAATCGCAGCCCACTGGGCTCCATGCTCATCCGCCTGCTCGA from Gemmatimonadaceae bacterium encodes the following:
- a CDS encoding transposase codes for the protein MVDVLNDLVAQHGAPRQLRGDNGPGCIGEAVRAWCTVHGLTLAYIGPWKPNQHAHIERFNRSFREEVLDMWLLISLAGVRVVSEKLRYGYNTARSHESLGNLPQRIFLPRPTNAAI